The Merismopedia glauca CCAP 1448/3 genome contains the following window.
TTCAATAGACCTGTTGCATAAGTCCGATATTTCTGGCGTATCGGGAATCGGGAATCGGGAGTCGGGAGTCGGGAGTCGGAAGTCGGGAATCGTTTCCAGCACTAAGGAGTTGGATTTCTCTGATTAATTAAAAAGCGTCTCAAACCCTTAGCATGAAACAATATTGCTTTAGTTTTGCCAGAGGTCTAATGTTGGAGTTTGCCGGAGGTCTATAGAAAAGACTAAGCTAGCTGTAAAGCTTTGGAAACGTGCCCCCCAAATTCATGTCAACAGAGTTAGCAATTCAAACCACTGGATTAACCAAGCAATTTGGCTGTCATCTAGCTGTGAATAACGTCGATTTAGAAATTGCTTCAGGAGAAGTTTATGGCTTAATTGGTCCTAATGGTGCCGGAAAAACGACTTTAATTCGGATGTTAGCAGGAGCCGAAGCTGCTACAACGGGTGAAGTATATATTAATGGCGATCGCTTTTCTACTGATGAGAACCATCCTGTAATTAAGCGTCAAATTGGTTACTTACCCGATGATTTTCCGGTATATGAAGATTTGACGGTTGAGGACTATTTACAATATTTTGCCAGACTGTATCAACTCAAGGAACCACGTCGTTCTAGACGGGTGTTAGAAGTCTTAGATTTCGTCCAACTAGGTCATAAACGTAAAAGTTTGATTCCTAGTTTATCTAGGGGAATGAAACAGCGTTTATCTTTGGCGCGGACGATTATTCACGAACCGATTTTACTACTGTTA
Protein-coding sequences here:
- a CDS encoding ABC transporter ATP-binding protein, producing the protein MSTELAIQTTGLTKQFGCHLAVNNVDLEIASGEVYGLIGPNGAGKTTLIRMLAGAEAATTGEVYINGDRFSTDENHPVIKRQIGYLPDDFPVYEDLTVEDYLQYFARLYQLKEPRRSRRVLEVLDFVQLGHKRKSLIPSLSRGMKQRLSLARTIIHEPILLLLDEPVSGLDPIARQQFREMIKILQAAGMTILISSHVLSDLAELCSSVGVMELGFLVESTSLQNLYQKLSRNQIFISVLDKLDLLEVELKNCPLVRSWERVSDRSLKVEFTGEDAEAADLLRSMIEASIPISQFHTIQESLESIFLKLGHQQPS